A stretch of DNA from Bacillota bacterium:
GATCTCTTCTATACTAATCTCCTGGATGCCCTGCTTTTCCTCCATCGCCTCCTCGGGCAACAAAGCCCATAATCCTTTGCCTAAAGCCCTTCTGCCCTTCGCCATCCTTCAACCCTCCCCACTTGCTACCTTGTCCCCCTGCCCCGCTTACTCAGATATTCCTCGGCCAGCTGACGGTAGGCAATCGCCCCCTTGGAGCGATCGTCATATAGATAAATGGGTTGTCCAAAGCTCGGGGCTTCGCTTAGTTTCACGTTTCTAGGCACGATGGTCTCAAAGACCCGTTCCCCGAAGACCTCCCGCACCTCCTCCACCACCTGCTGACTGAGGTTCGTACGGGCATCATACATAGTCATCAGCACTCCGTCGATCTCCAGGCCTTCATTTAAGTGCTTGCGGACCATATCGATGGTGTTCATCAACTGGCTTAGGCCCTCTAAGGCATAGTACTCGCACTGAATGGGAACGAGGACACCGTCGGCACAGCTCAACCCATTGATGGTCAACAATCCCAAAGAGGGAGGTGCATCAATAAAGATGAAGTCGTACTGATCGCGGACCCCGTCCACAGCCCTCTTCAACCGATATTCCCGAGATATGGTGGAGACAAGTTCCACTTCGGCACCGGCCAAATCGATCCGCGCCGGAGCCACATAGAAGTTTTCGATGGCCGTAGGCAAAATGACCTCTTTCAAGGAGCGGCCTCCGATGAGGACGTTGTACATGCAGAGTTGAATATCCCGTTTCTCCACACCCACACCACTGG
This window harbors:
- a CDS encoding ParA family protein, translating into MARVVAVVNQKGGVGKSTTAVNLGAYLAVLGQRVLLIDCDPQGNATSGVGVEKRDIQLCMYNVLIGGRSLKEVILPTAIENFYVAPARIDLAGAEVELVSTISREYRLKRAVDGVRDQYDFIFIDAPPSLGLLTINGLSCADGVLVPIQCEYYALEGLSQLMNTIDMVRKHLNEGLEIDGVLMTMYDARTNLSQQVVEEVREVFGERVFETIVPRNVKLSEAPSFGQPIYLYDDRSKGAIAYRQLAEEYLSKRGRGTR